Within Actinosynnema pretiosum, the genomic segment CAAGGGGGCGTTTGGCGCAGGCCGCCACTTCCGGTGCGCGGAGTGGTTCACCCGTTCGAGGGCTAACGGTGATCACCCCGTGTGCGACGTAGCGGCTGACAAGCCACAACTGGTCCGGCCGGAGCAATCCCGGACCGGCGTTCGGCGGGGGAGGCCCGATGGGGTTGGCAGATCGGTTACGGCGCGCGCTCGGGTTACCCGACCCGGAGGAGCCCGAGCACGAGCTCGAACCGGTGCGGACCCCCGGCGGGCCGACCGGTTCCCCCGAGCCCGCCGAGCACGCGCCCGCCGAGCACGCGCCCGCCGAACCCCGGACCGAGGACCGGCAGCCCGCCGCACAACGACCCGTTGAACCGCGGCCCGCCGCACGGCAGCCCGTCGAACCGCCACCCGTCGAACCGCGGCCCGAAGACGACCCGGAGCACTTCGCGTCGGCCACCGGCACCTTCGAGCCCGCCGACACCGCCACCCTCCTCCCGCCGGACGACCCGGCCACCGAGGACCCGCCCGCCGACGAACCCCCGCCCGCCGACCGCGTGCGCCCGTTCGTCCCCGCCGTCGTCCCCGAGCCCGCCGCCGAGGCCCAGCGGCCACCCGAGGACCCGGCCGAACCCTCGTTCTGGCTCCCCGAGGGCGTCGCCGTCCACTTCGCAGGCCACACCCTCGAAGGCGGCCTGCTCTACCTCGGCCGAGCGGGCGCCCCCGGAACCGCGCACGTCATCGACCCCACCCTCCCGGTCGACCCGTCCGCCGACCCCACCCTCCCGGTCGACCCGTCCGCCGAGCCCACCGACCGCGACCCGGCCCCCGCCTACCACGCGATGAGCCCGCGCGACCGGGCCGCGCACCTGCGCTGGCTCGCGACCGGCCGCCGCGACCGCACCGTCCCCGTCGGCCACGTCTTCCTGTTCCTGGCTGGCCTGGAGCACCGCGTCGTCGCCGACCGCGCCCGCGCCGACCTGCCCGCCGTGCGCGCCGAGCTGCGCGACCTGCGCGCCCGCTACGGCCGCCACCGCCCGTTCCACGGCGCCGCGACGGCCCTGCTCGACCTCGTCGACGTCCTGCTCGACGACCGCCCCCTGCCCGACCCGGCCCGCTGGGACCGCCCCGACCCGCCGCTCGCGCTCCGCGTCGCGCTGGGCGAGCTGGCCGCCGCGGGCCAACCGGTCCCGGCCGAGTGGGCGCACGCCTGGGCCCTGCTGCACCCGGCCCTGGACGCCCCGCGCGCCCGCGCCCGGTTCCGCGAGCTGTTCACCGCCCGCTACCGCGAGCGCCACGGCGACGGCCTGCTGATCAACCCGGCCGCGCCCCCGCTGACCGTCCGCTACCGCCCCACCGCCGAGGGCGTCCCGCCCGCCGAGGTGCCCACCGACCTGCCCGACGTGCTCACCACCCCCGCGTCGACCAGGGCCCTGGCCGAGCTGCTCGACACCTGCGCCGACGAGCTCCACGCCCACGACGGCCTGCTCGCGGACGACCCGGCCGCCGAGGGCACCGCGCCCGCGCTGGCCCTGCTGCCCCGCTGCGTGGTGACCGGTGGGGAACCCGCGCTGGACCCGTTCCGCGCGCTGGTGGACCGCGTGCTGCCGGACGGCGCGGCGCTCGGGGTGTTCGAGCTGGCGGACCTGGTGGCGCTGTGGCCGGGCGGGTTTGACGGCGCGGGCGCGATCGGCGCGGCCAGGCTCCTGGGCCACCTCGGCGTCGGCCTGGAACCGGACGCCCGCACGGGCCTGGAGGAACCGCGCGCGAGCGGCCCCGCGGCCCTGTTCCGGGTGGCCGACGCGGAGGACCTGCCGCACGCCGCGACCCCCGAGTACCGGGCCGCGTCCACCCTGCTGCGGCTGGCCGCGTCGGGGGAGGGGCTGTCCGAGCCGGAGCGCGTCGACCTGACCGCGCACCTCGGCTCCGCGCTGCGCCTCACCGACGGCGAGGTCGCCAGGCTGAACGCCCACGCGGTCCTGCTCCTCACCCCCGGCGCGCCGCCCGCGCCGCAACGCCTCAGCGGGCTCACCCTGGGGCAGCGCGTGCACATCGCCGACCTGGCGTCGGCCGCGGCCCGCGTCGACACCGCGCCGCCGGGCGTCGACCAGGTCTTCCGCCGGATGCGCGCCGCGCTGGACCCGAGCGACCCGATCCCGGAACTGCCGCCCGCGCCGGAGCCCGCCCTCGAAGCACCGCAGGAACCCGAAGCACCGCCGGAACCCGAGGTCATCGCGACCATCGTCCCCGCCTCCGCCGAGGTCCCCGCCCTGCTCGAACTCACCACCGTCGACCTGACGACCGCCCCCGAACCACCCGCCCTGCCCGCGGCGCCGTCCCCACCCGCCGCCGACTCCCAGGCCACCGACTCCCCGGTCCCCGACCCCCGCCCCGCCGACCCCACCCCCGCCGATCCCACCACCTCCCACCTCCTCGCCACCCTCGCCGAGGACGACCCCACCACCCCGTCCCCGCGCCGCGCCGTCCTGCCCGTCGACCTCGTCCCCGGTCTCGACGCGGGCCACTCCGCGCTCCTGCGCGAGCTCGCCGCCCGCCCGCTCTGGCCGCGCGCCGAGTTCGACCGCCGCTGCGCCGCACTGCACCTGCTCCCGATCGGCGCGCTCGACGCCCTCAACGAGGCCGCCGTCGCCGCCTGCGGCGAACCGCTCGCCGAACCCGGCGAGCACGGCCTGCTGGTCAACGACACCGCACTGGGGGAGCTCCTCGCATGACCGCAGCCAGCCCCCGCGAGCGCGCCGCCGTCCTGCGGTCGCTGCGGGCGAAGACCACGCCGCTGCTGGGGATCGGGCACATCAGGGTCGGCAGGGACCGGGAGGTGCGCGCGCTGGAGCGCGACCTGGACCGCGTCGTCGACGGCGGCTCCACCGCCAGGTTCGTGATCGGCGAACCGGGGTCCGGCACCACGTTCTTCCTGAACCTGGTGCGCGGGCTCGCGCTCGACCGCCGCATGGTCGCGCTGCGCGCCGACCTCACCGCCGACCGCTCCCTGCTCGCCACCACCGAGGGCGCCCGCTCGTTGTACACCGAGCTGACCCGCTCCGCCGCCACCCCGGCCCGCCAGGACGGCGGCGCGCTGGCGGCCGTCGTGGAGCGCTTCGCGTCCACCGCCGTCACGGTCGCGCGCGAGCGGGGCCGCGACCCGGAGCGGGTGATCCGCGAGCGCGCCGCCCGGCTGGAGGAGCTGCCCGGCGGCGCCGGGTTCGCCGAGGCCGTCGCCGCCTACTGGCGCGGCCACCACACCGGTGACGGGCTGCTCGCGGTGGACGCGCTGCGCTGGTTGCGCGGCGAGTGCCCGCCCGCCCGCGCCCGCGCCGCGCTCGGCCTGCGCGCCACCCTGGACGACGTGCCGCTGACCGACCGGATCAAGCTGCTGGCCAGGTTCACCACGATGGCGGGCTACCGGGGTCTGCTGGTGTGCCTGGACGAGCTGGACACCCTGGCCGCCGCCCCGGACCGGGCCGCCGAGCACGAGGGGGTGCGGCGGATCGTGGAGGACAGCCTCGGCGGCGGCAGCCCGCACCTGGCGCACCTGTTCGCCGGGACCCCCAGCGCGCTCACCGATCCCCGCTACGGGCTGCACACCTGCGAGGCGCTGCGCACCGCGCTGCCCCCGGCGGGCGACGACCTATTCGGCCCGGTGGTGCGGTTGCGCGCGCTGGAGGGCGAGGAGTTCACCCGGCTGCTGGCGGCGGTGCGGGACGTGCACGCGGGCGGCGGGCGGAGCGCCCTGCCGGA encodes:
- a CDS encoding TerB N- and C- terminal domain-containing protein, whose amino-acid sequence is MGLADRLRRALGLPDPEEPEHELEPVRTPGGPTGSPEPAEHAPAEHAPAEPRTEDRQPAAQRPVEPRPAARQPVEPPPVEPRPEDDPEHFASATGTFEPADTATLLPPDDPATEDPPADEPPPADRVRPFVPAVVPEPAAEAQRPPEDPAEPSFWLPEGVAVHFAGHTLEGGLLYLGRAGAPGTAHVIDPTLPVDPSADPTLPVDPSAEPTDRDPAPAYHAMSPRDRAAHLRWLATGRRDRTVPVGHVFLFLAGLEHRVVADRARADLPAVRAELRDLRARYGRHRPFHGAATALLDLVDVLLDDRPLPDPARWDRPDPPLALRVALGELAAAGQPVPAEWAHAWALLHPALDAPRARARFRELFTARYRERHGDGLLINPAAPPLTVRYRPTAEGVPPAEVPTDLPDVLTTPASTRALAELLDTCADELHAHDGLLADDPAAEGTAPALALLPRCVVTGGEPALDPFRALVDRVLPDGAALGVFELADLVALWPGGFDGAGAIGAARLLGHLGVGLEPDARTGLEEPRASGPAALFRVADAEDLPHAATPEYRAASTLLRLAASGEGLSEPERVDLTAHLGSALRLTDGEVARLNAHAVLLLTPGAPPAPQRLSGLTLGQRVHIADLASAAARVDTAPPGVDQVFRRMRAALDPSDPIPELPPAPEPALEAPQEPEAPPEPEVIATIVPASAEVPALLELTTVDLTTAPEPPALPAAPSPPAADSQATDSPVPDPRPADPTPADPTTSHLLATLAEDDPTTPSPRRAVLPVDLVPGLDAGHSALLRELAARPLWPRAEFDRRCAALHLLPIGALDALNEAAVAACGEPLAEPGEHGLLVNDTALGELLA
- a CDS encoding BREX system ATP-binding domain-containing protein, whose amino-acid sequence is MTAASPRERAAVLRSLRAKTTPLLGIGHIRVGRDREVRALERDLDRVVDGGSTARFVIGEPGSGTTFFLNLVRGLALDRRMVALRADLTADRSLLATTEGARSLYTELTRSAATPARQDGGALAAVVERFASTAVTVARERGRDPERVIRERAARLEELPGGAGFAEAVAAYWRGHHTGDGLLAVDALRWLRGECPPARARAALGLRATLDDVPLTDRIKLLARFTTMAGYRGLLVCLDELDTLAAAPDRAAEHEGVRRIVEDSLGGGSPHLAHLFAGTPSALTDPRYGLHTCEALRTALPPAGDDLFGPVVRLRALEGEEFTRLLAAVRDVHAGGGRSALPDEALREFARHCADQLGADCAGRRRAVLRAFLDLLSAAEDEPGDWAPLVRAVRVDAEQPAPRAVA